TTTGTTCAAATGTATATACTATGGAAGAGTTTCACCTAATAAAAAAAGGCACGCAAATTTTGAATGTGTGGGGTAAATGCTTCCAAATTAAATATTGCTATTTGTATACTATTTCTTATCCTTTGGGCGCACATTTCAATTGTTAATTTGGAAATAAATTCTCACAGTTGCGATTAATAATTGAAGATTAAATATTTGCATTTTAACTTAAATATACAATCTAATgagttttttaatattttctcatttttttattatttaatggTGAGCATTATTTGATCTTCCGCAGTATAGTAATAGCTTTTTTTATATAAACCAGTGGAagtttttttgtttattatgtTGGATCAAAAAGCAATAattggtattttttatttgattcacTCTACACTTTTAGAGAATTTTGAATCAACACTAGTTATATAAGTTCTATTTGTGGAGGAAATAACTTGGGAGCTTCTGGTTAGTAAAAGTCAATTTTCCAAGTTTATATTGGCAGGTTTTtaaagaaatatattttttttttggtttactAAAAGAAATTATTAGGAAGACAATGCACAAAAATTATATCCTCTCAAGACACTACCTATTAAGACACATCTACAAAAGACACTTCCATAAATAGACATCCATAAATAGATGTATAACAAAGACACTTCCATTAAAAAGACATATCCTTTGAACACACTTCTAATAGAAGACACCTCCATTAAAAAGACATAtcatttaaaaagatatatctTCTGAAGATATATTCACAAAAGACACTTCCATTAAAGAAGACACATTTCTAGAAGACAAGTCTATTAAAAGACACATGTATAAAAAAGACACATCCTTTTAATAAAACATGCATAAAAAGACACTTCCATTGATAAAACTTACCACCTGAAGACACTTCCAATAGAAGACATATCCATTAAAAAGACATCtcatttaaaaagatatattcTTTGATTACATATTCACAAAAGACACCTCTATAAAAAGACACATTCTGAGAAGACATGTCCATTAAAAAGACACATGTAAAGACATATCCTCTGAAGTCACATTTACCAAAAGGCACTGTCATATAATCACACATGCATTAAAGTAGACGCTTCCAATGAAGTTATAAAGGGAATACACTTCCATAAAAGTTGCTTCAGAATAGTAACTCGTTAAAACAAACCAACTGTATGTCGGAAATAAAATGACACTTCTATTTTTGCTATCCTCGCTTGAGCCTGGTTTTTTTCCATATCTCTCATCATGTCAGCAATATAACAGGATGAGCACCTTGACTCCAATTGTTTCTGTCAGTATATGAAGCGACCATGAGAGGGAAATAGAATCACAAATTAGGAAGCATCAACTAAATCAAAGGTACAAAGATAAGAAGAGATAAAGTGGCCTAATAGCAACCCCCATTAATCAAACGAAAACTATGGAACATTGAACTAAACCAATTGAATTCGGTTACTGAAAGCGTTACATATAATCTGAACCATAGAAAAGTGAAGAGCACAAAACTTTACTTGGAAGACACATCCAACTAAGTTTATACAGATAACACACATTAGTCTAACAAAGACAcatctaaaaaattattagtcaAAAGACACAATCCACATCGGAAAATAGTATAGGTTTCAACTTTTTCCTTACCAAAAATCCCATATCTTTGAGGAAGCGTCGACTAAACCTAAGGTATAAAcataagaagagaaaaattctTTCAATAGCAGCCTCTATTAGTCACACAAAAATGATGAAACATTGACCAAATCACAATTAAATTCAGTTCATGACAAGCAATTTTAAGATTAGACACATTAATCTAGCAAAGACACTTCTAAATGGGTATTCACTCAAAAGACACACCCGTGAAATATTTCAACATCAACATATACTAATCCAGCAAAAACAATAAGTGATAATTAGCATACTTAACAtgaacaaaataaattatattcagTAACTGACAAATATCCATTTAACATGAACAACGGAACATAGCATAAAAACAAATTTAACTTAAAGACCTAAACATGTTCTAGCCAGAGATTCTAATTTCATCAATTGAAATCCATATGATACTATACTTATAATAAGATCATACAAGATACGTAAATAAGTACTAACCAAGGAGGTCACTCAATAGCAGATTCACGGCAGTACAAGGTGAACCGGAGCAGCATGCGTACAGATCCGAGCACGGGTAAGGTGCCGTCGTCTGGACGGCTAGGTGGTGACCTTCAATCAAAGCTCGCCGACGGAAGACCTGTGTCACCACTGATGGAAGCTTGCCGGCGGAGGCTATAATGGGTGATGCAATTGCGGGTGGAATCGTTGGCAGCGCTGACCTGGATTGACGCCGGCGACGGGAACGCGTCGGAGGTTGATTGTCCGAAGACGCAGCCGTTACGGGTTTTGGGTGGGGGAAGGTGTTCTGCACGGTGAAAATCAATGTGAATTAGGTTTACTATTTGGTAAATTGGGTTAACCATGTGTAATTAGGGGTGTGTTAATTTATGATTTATGGGCTTTGGATCCAGCCCAATAGAAATTGGCAAAAGTTGGCAGACTCCTTCTTGGTAAAGTAGCGGAGTTGTTAAGTTTATCCAAGTTCAAGTTCGGCTCATTTAATTTGTGAGCTCAATTCCAAGCTCAAGCTCGGCTCACCAGTTCAACTTGTCGAGCTCGAACTCAAACTGGCTTATGAACTGGTTTGACTTACTTCCAATTCTAGTTTGTGTCAATATAATTTATGTTTAACAATTCTATaccaaaattgattttgataaatgTTGGATAACCTTTTAATTTCCTAGCTAATTCTCTGTTCAACTACATTAAGAATACAATATACatcataacaaaaaaatatcctGCTAAGACCAAATAATTTCTTTTTGGTTTAAGATAGTTACTCTAGggtgttaaaaattattttcttctaATCACAAGATCATGGACACAATAAATAGGAGAACAAATATATTAGGAAGTTACAATTCAACTATTTAAATATCTAGGTTGGCTATTTTCAAATGTAAGACATACTCAAATTCCAAAAATTTGATCTAGAGATGTCAGAAAAGGAATGGTGTATTCGGTGCAGTTCAATGATCTTTTTCTCATTCATCATTCAACTGGTTCGTCCACTTCAAAAACCTTCCTCAATTTCTCTTCATCTGATTCGAAAACCTTTCTTGCCTGTTTCAGCTCTTCATTCATAGACAACAATTCTGTACATCGATTAAGTTTTGGCAAATCCTACAGTACAGCAGCAGTAAAAAAGTTGGGATTAATCCTGAACAAAAATGTTCAATCATGTATTATAATGTAAGGTGCACTGGCCTAAATCAAGCTATCGTGTATCAGAATGGTCACAATACAAATATTTTGTAGTGTGGAGTCACACAATTTCAGATATaccaataattttttatatttcttaacAGTTACTGTGTTGTATTACGCAATGTCACAATGATCCTTTAATGGTAAAGAGTGAAGATTGTATGAGCCTTAACCTGTTTTGATAGATATATTTAgggttaaaaataatttaagaaaCACGGCTACATTAGATGCACCTTCTTGCATGTTTCACACACTTGACTTTTAGTTTAGTTTCAACTTGCGGATTGGTTGACAAAAACTTTAAAAATCTAGCATAAAAAACTGAATTGGATTAATGTTTATGGATACTTGAAAGTTTGAACAAATTATGAAGAATTAGCCATTTAGCCTCTTAATCCATGACAGTACAGCTTCATATATCATGCCTCAAAGCAATTGAAGAGCAAATGGGACAAGATTTCAATGAGTGATTTCCTTTGAGATATTTCATTCAACGCAGAAACTAAAAGAACTCCAGAGAGTTCGAGAATAGAACAtaatcttcaattcttcatgATAATTATTTGAAATTCTTTTATGAACAAAGAAGTACCTTGCGAATCAAATAAAGGAAATCCTCAACTGATAGTTTCCCTCTCTGTGATCCAATATCTTGAGCTTTATGTACCTTCGTAAGAAAAAATTTCAAAGCacaataacaacaaaaaattcaaattaatccAGAACACCGTAATTCAGTTAAACAAGAAC
Above is a genomic segment from Arachis stenosperma cultivar V10309 chromosome 1, arast.V10309.gnm1.PFL2, whole genome shotgun sequence containing:
- the LOC130944781 gene encoding transcription initiation factor TFIID subunit 13-like; the protein is MLANTVQHMMYGFGDDPNPLPESVALMEDIIVEYVTELVHKAQDIGSQRGKLSVEDFLYLIRKDLPKLNRCTELLSMNEELKQARKVFESDEEKLRKVFEVDEPVE